One part of the Ruegeria sp. AD91A genome encodes these proteins:
- a CDS encoding DnaA N-terminal domain-containing protein, protein MQLAKPVGRNAAALKYDILSALTIYALSGDKHRQRSILRIIALITTRYNWRNNELSIGREEISRLWAVNERTVKREMANFRVLGWVTVKRPAARGRVAVYEIDLKQIMIDTQEVWPIIGPDFQTRMSEDSEPVTNVVPFATKPVGPEVAAEDVWSQVQSILHGRDPELWASWFRHLSEAERAGGSVTLVAPSRFMADYIAQKWTARLLAAYSRVDPSIRTVRIEAAD, encoded by the coding sequence ATGCAGCTGGCTAAACCGGTCGGGCGAAATGCGGCGGCCTTAAAATACGATATATTATCGGCGCTCACCATTTACGCGTTGTCAGGCGACAAGCATCGACAGCGAAGTATACTGCGCATCATCGCCTTGATTACGACCCGATATAATTGGCGGAACAATGAATTATCGATTGGGCGTGAAGAAATTTCGCGCCTGTGGGCAGTGAACGAAAGGACCGTAAAGCGCGAAATGGCCAATTTTCGCGTATTAGGATGGGTAACGGTAAAACGGCCTGCTGCACGGGGTCGGGTCGCTGTCTACGAAATCGACCTTAAACAGATCATGATTGATACGCAGGAGGTCTGGCCGATCATAGGACCCGATTTCCAGACCCGGATGAGTGAAGATTCTGAGCCCGTTACAAATGTCGTGCCTTTCGCGACAAAACCCGTGGGACCTGAAGTTGCGGCTGAGGATGTCTGGTCACAGGTGCAATCGATTCTCCACGGCCGTGATCCCGAGCTGTGGGCGAGCTGGTTTCGGCATCTGTCCGAGGCGGAAAGGGCAGGGGGAAGCGTCACCCTGGTTGCGCCCTCGCGGTTTATGGCTGACTACATTGCACAGAAATGGACGGCACGATTGCTGGCCGCTTACAGTCGCGTTGATCCCAGTATCAGGACGGTTCGTATAGAAGCGGCCGATTAA
- a CDS encoding ParB N-terminal domain-containing protein gives MSRKRRMFDIDLPAMDDIPVGKVPDKVLEKRRGPMAAAISENADALRDQQSTEESIRAENDRLAHELVRLRSEGLVTERVALADILFEKLTRDRKPGPDPELDELKASIREIGLSNPIRLERRSDGRFELIQGMRRLSAYRALYEETGDEFYARIPAGISDAGDLDNSYRRMVDENLVRKDISFAEMGALARAYAEDPANDCPDVDKAVSTLFKSASYTKRSYIRSFASLLMMLDKVLKHPNEIPRNVGVELKRKLDATPGLVRQVSDAVMSEPDRDGAREVAILRSFLGAPETGVAKKVPVESAGKPRRAKTTFQVSGRAGIAKCSASSGRIELRYDLDFTRVDRSKLEAAIAALIDALPEEDDLTHG, from the coding sequence ATGAGCCGTAAGCGCAGAATGTTTGATATCGACCTACCTGCAATGGATGATATTCCTGTCGGCAAGGTTCCGGACAAGGTTCTTGAAAAACGGCGCGGCCCGATGGCTGCGGCCATTTCGGAAAATGCCGATGCGCTGCGCGACCAGCAATCGACGGAAGAATCAATTCGTGCAGAGAATGATCGCCTTGCGCATGAACTGGTTCGCCTGCGGTCCGAAGGTCTGGTAACGGAACGGGTGGCATTGGCTGACATCCTTTTTGAAAAGCTGACGCGGGATCGCAAGCCGGGACCGGATCCTGAACTGGACGAACTAAAGGCGTCAATCCGGGAAATCGGATTGTCCAACCCGATCCGACTTGAGCGTCGTTCAGATGGTCGATTTGAATTGATCCAGGGAATGCGACGCCTGTCAGCCTATCGGGCCTTGTATGAAGAAACGGGCGATGAGTTCTACGCCAGAATTCCGGCGGGTATCTCAGATGCGGGCGATCTCGATAACAGTTACCGGCGCATGGTGGATGAGAACCTGGTCCGCAAGGATATCTCTTTTGCTGAAATGGGCGCTCTCGCACGCGCGTATGCCGAAGACCCGGCAAATGATTGCCCGGATGTAGACAAGGCGGTTTCCACGCTGTTTAAATCTGCCAGTTATACAAAGCGGAGTTACATCAGATCATTTGCCAGTTTGCTGATGATGTTGGACAAGGTGCTGAAACATCCGAACGAAATTCCGCGCAACGTAGGCGTAGAGCTGAAGCGCAAACTGGATGCAACGCCAGGTTTGGTGCGCCAGGTGAGTGACGCGGTCATGAGCGAGCCGGACCGAGACGGAGCGCGGGAGGTCGCAATTCTCAGGTCTTTTCTGGGCGCTCCGGAAACAGGCGTGGCAAAGAAGGTTCCCGTTGAAAGTGCCGGCAAACCACGACGTGCAAAGACCACGTTTCAGGTATCTGGACGGGCAGGGATCGCGAAATGCTCTGCTTCCAGCGGCCGAATTGAGTTGCGATACGATTTGGATTTTACGCGTGTCGACCGCAGCAAACTTGAGGCGGCGATTGCTGCTCTGATTGATGCTCTCCCTGAGGAAGATGATCTTACCCATGGGTAA
- a CDS encoding aminotransferase class I/II-fold pyridoxal phosphate-dependent enzyme: MINPSFQPFQVEQFLSDTEHGVVFNFSESGVHPMSLQGLMDLAQIDLDTLLTTMIDYPQVNGKQSLRETIADFYPGASPDGVMVTVGATEANTLVTNTVLGPGDNVVCFRPTYEQISGNAANRGNEVRWVDLIESAGWGIDAEALERAVDDRTRIIHVVNPNNPTGRILGEADRARIVSAAERVGAWIVSDEVYAGTEREGDTETPSFWGSTDRVLVVNSMSKAYGLPGLRLGWLVGPEDIIQQCWRRHEYASIAASMLSMELADKALAEPARSKLKARARRLIRTGFDVLTEELARHQGVFSVVPPQASAMSFVRFNLPIASEDFSMRLLREKDVLVIPGSRFGVENHFRFSSALPEDHLRDGLAKLNDLTGDILNGG; encoded by the coding sequence ATGATCAACCCGAGTTTTCAGCCTTTTCAGGTCGAACAGTTCCTATCCGACACAGAGCACGGAGTGGTCTTCAATTTCTCGGAAAGCGGCGTACACCCTATGTCGCTCCAGGGATTGATGGATCTGGCACAGATTGATCTCGATACTCTGCTGACCACGATGATCGATTACCCGCAAGTCAATGGAAAGCAATCCCTGCGCGAAACCATCGCAGATTTTTACCCGGGGGCTTCTCCGGATGGGGTAATGGTCACGGTCGGGGCAACCGAAGCGAACACTCTGGTCACCAATACGGTGTTAGGGCCCGGCGACAATGTTGTGTGTTTTCGACCGACCTATGAGCAGATTTCAGGAAACGCCGCCAATCGTGGAAACGAGGTGCGCTGGGTCGATCTGATCGAATCCGCAGGGTGGGGCATTGACGCCGAGGCGCTTGAGCGGGCCGTCGATGACCGGACCCGCATCATTCATGTGGTCAATCCGAACAATCCAACGGGCCGAATTCTGGGCGAAGCGGACCGCGCGCGTATCGTGTCGGCAGCCGAGCGAGTCGGCGCCTGGATTGTTTCGGACGAGGTATATGCTGGAACCGAGCGGGAAGGAGATACTGAAACGCCCTCCTTCTGGGGGAGTACGGACAGGGTTCTTGTGGTGAACTCCATGTCCAAGGCCTATGGACTTCCGGGTCTGAGGCTGGGTTGGCTTGTGGGGCCGGAAGATATTATTCAGCAATGCTGGCGGCGGCACGAATATGCTTCGATCGCGGCATCCATGTTGTCGATGGAACTGGCGGACAAGGCACTTGCCGAACCAGCGCGATCCAAACTGAAAGCTCGCGCGCGCCGTCTGATCCGCACGGGGTTTGACGTTCTGACGGAAGAACTGGCGCGGCATCAGGGGGTGTTTTCCGTTGTACCACCTCAGGCGTCGGCCATGTCGTTCGTGCGGTTCAATCTACCGATCGCATCGGAGGATTTCAGCATGCGCCTGTTGCGCGAGAAAGACGTGTTGGTCATTCCTGGGTCGCGGTTCGGGGTCGAGAATCATTTTCGGTTCAGCTCGGCCCTGCCCGAAGATCATTTGCGGGACGGGCTGGCAAAGTTGAATGATCTTACAGGAGACATTCTGAACGGAGGTTAA
- a CDS encoding AAA family ATPase, giving the protein MYTHEDLNALRNQSLKLQGWIRQQTFSPEMEKTLRRFSSWEVSELIFRVNQSTFRGKLAADPSLPGGEVEPEGRQRWFSLEEVNELRRRLKVNRKSLMPPRPEGKRAIRAAVANFKGGAGKSTVALHLAHAAALDGYRVLVVDFDPQATLSHSMGLTDVAEDYTVWGIMARDLIRETERMNNRPAAAESGTALPHRELPPAITDMGLGDLRISDFIRKTSWSTIDAIPSCANAAFVEFASAQYRHLNPEWSFFAAVSRYLDQIPDDAYDLILFDCPPAIGYQSMNAVFAADMLYIPSGPGYWEYDSTTSFIGQLAEALEDLAYGFDKTLPTGKIGLPKTFCELRFLLTRYEPGNALHLAMFDAFQKVFGDHVAQHPVEMTRAVEQSGRFLSSVYEMDYREMTRETWRRARSTFDNVYEEFRGVMLSAWDKLEDDA; this is encoded by the coding sequence ATGTACACGCACGAAGACCTGAATGCATTGCGCAATCAATCTCTCAAACTACAGGGGTGGATTCGTCAGCAGACTTTTAGCCCCGAGATGGAGAAGACACTCCGCCGGTTCTCGAGCTGGGAGGTTTCCGAGCTGATCTTCCGGGTCAACCAGTCAACTTTTCGCGGAAAGCTTGCCGCTGATCCATCTCTGCCTGGTGGCGAAGTTGAGCCCGAGGGACGGCAGCGCTGGTTTAGCCTGGAAGAAGTGAATGAGTTGCGACGGCGGCTCAAAGTGAATCGCAAGTCCCTTATGCCACCTCGTCCCGAGGGTAAACGTGCCATTCGCGCGGCTGTGGCAAACTTCAAGGGCGGTGCGGGCAAGTCGACCGTAGCGTTGCATCTTGCTCATGCGGCCGCGCTTGATGGTTATCGCGTTCTCGTCGTGGACTTCGACCCTCAGGCAACGTTGAGCCATTCGATGGGTCTGACCGATGTGGCCGAAGACTATACTGTCTGGGGGATCATGGCACGTGACCTGATCCGCGAGACGGAACGTATGAACAACCGGCCCGCAGCCGCGGAGTCTGGAACCGCCCTACCCCACCGGGAGTTGCCGCCGGCGATTACGGATATGGGGCTTGGTGACCTGCGGATCAGCGATTTCATCAGAAAGACATCTTGGTCCACCATCGATGCCATACCATCCTGTGCGAACGCTGCCTTCGTCGAGTTCGCCTCGGCGCAATATCGCCACCTGAACCCAGAATGGTCTTTCTTTGCTGCGGTGTCCCGCTATCTGGATCAAATCCCTGATGATGCCTATGACCTGATTCTGTTCGATTGCCCTCCTGCCATTGGATATCAGTCAATGAACGCGGTGTTCGCGGCGGACATGTTGTATATCCCGTCCGGCCCGGGGTATTGGGAATATGATTCGACCACATCCTTTATCGGTCAGCTGGCCGAGGCTTTAGAGGATCTGGCTTACGGGTTCGACAAAACCTTACCCACGGGTAAGATCGGCCTTCCCAAAACGTTCTGCGAGTTGCGGTTCCTGCTCACGCGGTACGAGCCCGGCAACGCTTTGCATCTGGCGATGTTTGATGCCTTTCAGAAAGTTTTCGGGGACCACGTAGCCCAGCACCCGGTTGAAATGACCCGCGCGGTTGAACAATCGGGCCGCTTTCTGAGCTCAGTCTACGAAATGGATTATCGCGAGATGACCCGGGAAACCTGGCGCCGGGCGCGTTCGACTTTTGACAATGTTTACGAGGAATTCCGGGGTGTGATGCTGTCTGCCTGGGACAAGCTGGAGGATGACGCATGA
- a CDS encoding helix-turn-helix domain-containing protein gives MEDSPVLSAEKPPLDQLVGSAVKTHRTLTGLTLAELSQRSGVSTAMISKIERGQVSASLATLEALAGGIGVPLINFFAGTVERTDVSFVAAGEGVTVQRLGSGFGHSYKLIGRAEAKHVSFESFSVTLEGPLDERPLYQHQGVEFIHVTAGEMVYGCGEAAYHMRPGDSLSFDSNATHGPIELKTDKVSFVTVVSKAVSGDN, from the coding sequence ATGGAAGATTCACCTGTTCTTTCCGCCGAAAAACCGCCTCTGGATCAACTGGTCGGGTCAGCAGTTAAGACTCACCGGACGCTGACAGGGTTGACTCTGGCCGAATTGTCTCAGCGGTCCGGTGTATCTACGGCGATGATTTCCAAGATCGAGCGCGGTCAGGTGTCTGCTTCACTGGCGACGCTTGAGGCCTTGGCAGGAGGGATTGGCGTTCCCCTGATCAACTTTTTCGCCGGCACGGTCGAACGCACGGACGTGTCATTTGTGGCCGCAGGCGAAGGCGTAACCGTTCAACGGTTGGGCAGTGGTTTTGGGCACAGTTACAAGCTGATCGGTCGGGCGGAAGCAAAACATGTCAGTTTCGAGAGTTTCAGCGTTACATTGGAAGGCCCGTTGGACGAACGTCCGCTTTACCAACACCAGGGTGTCGAATTCATCCATGTTACAGCTGGTGAGATGGTCTATGGTTGCGGTGAAGCAGCTTATCATATGCGTCCGGGCGACAGCCTGAGTTTTGATTCAAATGCCACCCACGGGCCGATCGAGTTGAAAACAGACAAGGTCAGCTTTGTCACCGTGGTTTCCAAAGCCGTGTCGGGCGACAATTGA